Proteins encoded within one genomic window of Sphaerotilus montanus:
- a CDS encoding DUF2238 domain-containing protein, translated as MEVFPIFVIAPLLVATYARFPLTNLLYACAFLHAVILMVGGAYTYARVPLGFQMAEALGLHRNPYDKIGHFAQGFVPALAAREILLRGGHLRPGKMLAFLAGCVVLAISASYELIEWGAAVALGQGADEFLGTQGDPWDTQSDMLFALIGAVVALVTLTRAQDRQIEDLDRD; from the coding sequence ATGGAGGTCTTCCCGATCTTCGTCATCGCCCCGCTGCTCGTCGCCACCTACGCGCGCTTCCCGCTGACGAACCTGCTCTACGCCTGCGCCTTCCTGCACGCCGTCATCCTGATGGTCGGCGGCGCCTACACGTATGCCCGGGTGCCGCTGGGTTTCCAGATGGCCGAGGCGCTCGGGCTGCACCGCAACCCCTACGACAAGATCGGCCACTTCGCCCAGGGCTTCGTCCCCGCACTGGCCGCCCGGGAGATCCTGCTCCGCGGCGGGCACCTGCGCCCCGGCAAGATGCTCGCGTTCCTGGCCGGCTGCGTGGTCCTCGCCATCAGCGCCTCGTATGAACTCATCGAGTGGGGCGCCGCCGTCGCGCTCGGGCAGGGCGCCGACGAATTCCTCGGCACCCAGGGCGATCCCTGGGACACGCAGTCCGACATGCTGTTTGCGCTCATCGGCGCGGTGGTCGCCCTGGTGACGCTGACCCGCGCCCAGGACCGCCAGATCGAAGACCTCGACCGCGACTAG
- a CDS encoding IS5 family transposase, protein MITPRTKPSSFFPEEAADDLFVVQQRKAKLEGYVQTLAAMDELIDFAAMAAAVDKACPRADRSKGGRPPYPTEALVRMVFLQGLYNLSDEQCEHQVLDRMSFQRFCRLDGALNIPDARTLWNFRQRLAEGGLGGRAIFEALSQQLQRHGFIPRGGQIVDASIVQAPITQANAREREALNKGEAPEGWSKKRLAHTDRDARWTQKHGKSYYGYKLHGNVDARYKLIRQMKITAANADDGQQLPDVLQVANTRKRLLADRGYDSAANRQTLQQHGLADGIARRAKPGQTAKVRLKQRNKTINRTRARVEHVFAALSQQGGKCVRAMTLARNALAITLQCAAYNARRLVWLVKSAGASAQPA, encoded by the coding sequence ATGATCACACCCCGCACCAAGCCATCGAGCTTCTTTCCTGAGGAGGCCGCGGACGACCTGTTCGTGGTGCAGCAGCGCAAGGCCAAGCTGGAGGGCTACGTACAGACGCTGGCGGCGATGGACGAACTGATCGACTTCGCAGCGATGGCCGCGGCGGTGGACAAGGCTTGCCCGCGTGCAGACCGCAGCAAGGGCGGACGCCCGCCGTACCCGACCGAGGCGCTGGTGCGCATGGTGTTCCTGCAAGGGCTGTACAACCTGTCGGACGAGCAGTGCGAGCACCAGGTGCTCGACAGGATGAGCTTCCAGCGGTTCTGCCGGCTGGACGGCGCGCTGAACATTCCGGACGCACGCACGCTGTGGAACTTCCGGCAGCGGCTGGCCGAAGGCGGGCTGGGAGGCCGGGCGATTTTCGAGGCGTTGAGCCAGCAGTTGCAGCGGCACGGCTTCATCCCGAGGGGCGGGCAGATCGTGGACGCCAGCATCGTGCAGGCGCCGATCACGCAGGCCAACGCCCGGGAGCGCGAGGCGCTGAACAAGGGGGAGGCGCCCGAGGGCTGGAGCAAGAAGCGCCTGGCGCACACCGACCGGGACGCGCGCTGGACGCAAAAGCACGGCAAGTCGTACTACGGCTACAAGCTGCACGGCAACGTGGACGCACGCTACAAGCTGATCCGCCAGATGAAGATCACGGCGGCCAACGCGGACGACGGACAGCAACTGCCCGACGTGCTGCAGGTGGCGAACACGCGCAAGCGGCTGCTGGCCGACCGGGGCTACGACAGCGCGGCCAACCGTCAGACGCTGCAGCAGCACGGACTGGCCGACGGCATCGCACGTCGCGCCAAGCCAGGGCAGACGGCCAAGGTTCGGCTCAAGCAGCGCAACAAGACGATCAACCGCACGCGGGCACGGGTCGAGCACGTCTTTGCGGCGCTGAGCCAGCAGGGCGGCAAGTGCGTGCGGGCGATGACGCTGGCGCGCAATGCGCTGGCGATCACGCTGCAGTGCGCGGCCTACAACGCGCGCAGGCTGGTGTGGCTGGTCAAGAGCGCAGGTGCGTCCGCACAGCCCGCGTGA
- the tnpC gene encoding IS66 family transposase has translation MISAQQLDALDPPTRQAMLSLLSELKAELSAKDALIAQRDREAAFKQALIDKLTHEMAVLKRLKFAATSERFASTLAPEQKSLLEETLDTDLAELEREIEREQGLGDDKAKDKTGKKTPKRTPLPPHLPRHDVPHEPADTHCGCGQPMQRFGEDVAERLDYQPGVFSVERHVRGKWACRCCEKIVQAPVPAHVIDKGIPTAGLLAHLLVAKFMDHLPLYRQEHIFERAGHLISRSTLAQWIGECGAQLQPLVQALADELRRHVVLHADETPVAMLKPAHLRDGKTHRAYIWSYCTTSANPTKAVVFEFSEGRGGENVRAFLQLDTPQAWQGTLVTDGFSGYTACFDKGVTSAQCMAHARRKFNDLWANHRSQVGRKALRYYQCLFRIEREIEALPSGERRRIRQRKSRRVLALFHRWLLAQRQLVPPGSATMKAIDYSLKRWKELTRFVEDGDVPISNNWVENHIRPIAIGRSNWLFAGSLRAGKRAAAIMSLLHSARINGHEPYAYFKDVLERLPTHPASRIRELLPHRWSPAS, from the coding sequence ATGATCAGCGCACAGCAACTGGACGCACTGGACCCGCCCACGCGGCAGGCGATGCTGTCGCTGTTGTCCGAACTGAAGGCCGAACTCAGCGCCAAGGACGCCCTGATCGCGCAACGCGACCGCGAAGCCGCCTTCAAGCAGGCGCTGATCGACAAGCTCACGCACGAGATGGCGGTGCTCAAGCGGCTGAAGTTCGCCGCCACCAGCGAGCGCTTCGCCAGCACCCTGGCGCCCGAGCAGAAGAGCCTGCTGGAGGAGACGCTGGACACCGACCTGGCCGAACTCGAACGGGAGATCGAGCGCGAGCAAGGCCTGGGTGACGACAAGGCCAAGGACAAGACCGGGAAGAAGACCCCCAAGCGCACCCCTCTGCCACCGCACCTGCCGCGCCACGACGTGCCGCACGAGCCGGCCGACACCCACTGTGGCTGCGGCCAGCCGATGCAGCGCTTCGGCGAGGACGTGGCCGAACGGCTGGACTACCAGCCCGGCGTGTTCAGCGTGGAGCGCCATGTGCGCGGCAAGTGGGCGTGCCGCTGCTGCGAGAAGATCGTGCAGGCGCCAGTGCCGGCCCACGTCATCGACAAGGGCATCCCCACGGCCGGTCTGCTGGCACACCTGCTGGTGGCCAAGTTCATGGACCATCTCCCGCTGTACCGGCAAGAGCACATCTTCGAGCGCGCCGGCCACCTGATCTCGCGCTCGACCCTGGCGCAGTGGATCGGCGAGTGCGGCGCGCAACTGCAGCCGCTGGTGCAGGCACTGGCCGACGAACTGCGCCGCCATGTCGTGCTGCACGCTGACGAGACGCCGGTGGCGATGCTCAAGCCGGCGCACCTGCGCGACGGCAAGACCCATCGTGCCTACATCTGGTCGTACTGCACCACGAGCGCGAACCCGACCAAGGCGGTGGTGTTCGAGTTCAGCGAGGGCCGCGGCGGCGAGAACGTGCGCGCATTCCTCCAGCTCGATACCCCGCAGGCCTGGCAGGGCACGCTGGTCACCGACGGCTTCAGCGGCTACACCGCCTGCTTCGACAAAGGAGTGACCTCGGCGCAATGCATGGCGCACGCCCGCAGGAAGTTCAACGACCTGTGGGCCAACCACCGCAGCCAGGTGGGCCGCAAGGCGTTGCGCTACTACCAGTGCCTGTTCAGGATCGAGCGCGAGATCGAAGCCCTGCCCAGCGGCGAGCGGCGACGCATCCGGCAACGCAAGTCACGCCGGGTGTTGGCCCTTTTCCACCGCTGGCTGCTGGCGCAGCGGCAACTGGTGCCGCCCGGTTCGGCCACGATGAAGGCCATCGACTACAGCCTCAAGCGCTGGAAGGAACTCACCCGCTTCGTCGAGGACGGCGACGTGCCGATCTCGAACAACTGGGTGGAGAACCACATCCGGCCGATTGCCATCGGCAGGTCGAACTGGTTGTTCGCCGGCAGCCTGCGGGCGGGCAAGCGGGCCGCGGCCATCATGAGCCTGCTGCACTCGGCGCGCATCAACGGGCATGAGCCCTATGCGTACTTCAAGGATGTGCTCGAACGGCTGCCAACGCATCCGGCCAGCCGGATCCGGGAGTTGCTGCCGCATCGCTGGTCGCCTGCTTCCTGA
- the tnpB gene encoding IS66 family insertion sequence element accessory protein TnpB (TnpB, as the term is used for proteins encoded by IS66 family insertion elements, is considered an accessory protein, since TnpC, encoded by a neighboring gene, is a DDE family transposase.) produces MIRVDAVWLAVQPLDMRLGTEAALARVVGVFGAAHPNHAYLFANRRANRMKVLVHDGIGVWLAARRLNAGKFVWPADAASTLQLTRPQLDALVLGLPWQRLGDAGIIRVI; encoded by the coding sequence ATGATCCGCGTCGATGCGGTGTGGCTGGCCGTGCAACCCCTGGACATGCGCCTGGGCACTGAAGCCGCGCTGGCCCGTGTGGTCGGCGTCTTCGGCGCCGCACACCCGAACCATGCCTACCTCTTCGCCAACCGGCGCGCCAACCGCATGAAGGTGCTGGTACACGATGGCATCGGGGTGTGGCTGGCGGCCCGGCGGCTGAACGCCGGCAAGTTCGTCTGGCCTGCCGACGCCGCGAGTACGCTGCAACTGACGCGTCCGCAGCTCGATGCCCTGGTGCTGGGTCTGCCTTGGCAGCGCCTGGGCGATGCGGGAATCATCCGCGTGATCTGA
- a CDS encoding transposase, whose protein sequence is MDTSQIGTQDVAAAAKRRWRRHSPEFKARVIELARQPGASVAAVALANGLNANMLRRWVHEAAAGGGASKATATSVAPALAGFVQLPMREAEHHAVLDAQPVPPTVPRPPDITVEIHRGGTTVNARLPMDERSAAWLREVLG, encoded by the coding sequence ATGGACACTTCTCAAATCGGAACCCAAGACGTTGCTGCAGCGGCCAAGCGACGCTGGCGGCGGCATTCTCCGGAATTCAAGGCGCGAGTGATCGAGCTGGCGCGGCAGCCTGGCGCATCGGTGGCGGCCGTAGCGCTGGCCAACGGCCTGAACGCCAACATGCTGCGCCGCTGGGTCCATGAAGCGGCGGCCGGCGGTGGCGCCTCGAAGGCCACAGCCACCAGCGTTGCGCCGGCGTTGGCGGGCTTCGTGCAGTTGCCGATGCGCGAAGCCGAGCATCACGCCGTGCTCGATGCCCAGCCGGTGCCGCCGACGGTACCCCGGCCCCCCGACATCACGGTGGAGATCCACCGCGGGGGCACCACGGTGAACGCCAGGCTGCCCATGGATGAGCGCAGCGCCGCGTGGCTGCGCGAGGTGCTGGGATGA
- a CDS encoding transposase yields MAGRIRLADGIARRAKPGQTAKVRLKQRNKTINRTRARVEHVFAALSQQGGKCVRAMTLARNALAITLQCAAYNARRLVWLVKSAGASAQPA; encoded by the coding sequence TTGGCCGGACGGATACGACTGGCCGACGGCATCGCACGTCGCGCCAAGCCTGGGCAGACGGCCAAGGTTCGGCTCAAGCAGCGCAACAAGACGATCAACCGCACGCGGGCACGGGTCGAGCACGTCTTTGCGGCGCTGAGCCAGCAGGGCGGCAAGTGCGTGCGGGCGATGACGCTGGCGCGCAATGCGCTGGCGATCACGCTGCAGTGCGCGGCCTACAACGCGCGCAGGCTGGTGTGGCTGGTCAAGAGCGCAGGTGCGTCCGCACAGCCCGCGTGA
- the rlmD gene encoding 23S rRNA (uracil(1939)-C(5))-methyltransferase RlmD, translating to MTDINEWLVVDALDLDAQGVARNAEGKVVFIDGALPGEKVRVQTGRRKNNWEQAALVEIRRESAQRVTPGCPNFGLHAGACGGCKMQHFHPSAQVAVKQRTLEDNLWHLAKVRPERVMRPIEGPTWGYRYRARLSVRYVVKKGVVLIGFHERKSRYVADMTECPVLPPHISAMLVPLRTMIMSMDARDRLPQLELALGESPQGLVNALVVRHMDPLSAGDVQKLRDFAAEHNVQWWLQPKGPDTVHLLDAGGPVLAYTLPEFGVTMPFKPTDFTQVNHQINRVLVARALKLLDAQADERVIDWFCGLGNFTLPIATQAREVLGIEGSETLVQRSRENAALNGLSAKTSFEARNLFEMGAADLAAYGSATRWLVDPPREGAFALVKALAEVRQNPVDGYTPPQRIVYVSCSPATLARDAGLLVHQAGYRCVAAGVVNMFPHTAHVESIAVFERVDGWTLPVAPVVVEAEVAAPAEAGADVVVAAAE from the coding sequence ATGACCGACATCAATGAATGGCTGGTGGTCGACGCGCTCGACCTCGACGCCCAGGGCGTGGCCCGCAATGCCGAAGGCAAGGTCGTCTTCATCGACGGCGCGCTGCCCGGCGAGAAGGTGCGGGTCCAGACCGGCCGCCGCAAGAACAACTGGGAACAGGCCGCACTGGTCGAGATCCGCCGCGAGAGTGCGCAGCGGGTCACGCCGGGATGCCCCAACTTCGGTCTGCACGCTGGGGCCTGTGGCGGCTGCAAGATGCAGCATTTCCACCCGTCCGCGCAGGTGGCCGTCAAGCAGCGCACGCTGGAAGACAACCTCTGGCACCTCGCCAAGGTCCGCCCCGAGCGCGTGATGCGCCCGATCGAGGGCCCCACCTGGGGCTACCGCTACCGGGCGCGCCTGTCGGTGCGCTACGTGGTGAAGAAGGGCGTCGTGCTGATCGGCTTCCACGAGCGCAAGTCGCGCTATGTGGCCGACATGACCGAGTGCCCCGTGCTGCCGCCGCACATCAGCGCGATGCTGGTGCCGCTGCGCACCATGATCATGTCGATGGACGCCCGCGACCGGTTGCCGCAGCTGGAGCTGGCGCTGGGCGAATCGCCGCAGGGGCTGGTCAACGCGCTGGTGGTGCGCCACATGGACCCGCTGAGCGCGGGCGACGTGCAGAAGCTGCGCGACTTCGCCGCCGAGCACAACGTCCAGTGGTGGCTGCAGCCGAAGGGGCCGGACACGGTCCACCTGCTCGACGCGGGCGGCCCGGTGCTGGCCTACACGCTGCCCGAGTTCGGCGTGACGATGCCCTTCAAGCCGACCGACTTCACGCAGGTCAACCACCAGATCAACCGCGTGCTGGTCGCGCGGGCGCTGAAGCTGCTGGACGCCCAGGCGGACGAGCGGGTGATCGACTGGTTCTGCGGCTTGGGCAACTTCACGCTGCCGATCGCCACGCAGGCGCGCGAGGTGCTCGGCATCGAGGGCAGCGAGACGCTGGTGCAGCGCTCGCGCGAGAACGCCGCGCTCAACGGGCTGTCTGCCAAGACCAGCTTCGAGGCGCGCAACCTGTTCGAGATGGGCGCGGCCGATCTGGCGGCGTATGGCTCGGCCACGCGCTGGCTGGTCGATCCGCCGCGCGAGGGCGCCTTCGCGCTCGTCAAGGCGCTGGCCGAGGTGCGCCAGAACCCTGTCGATGGCTACACGCCGCCGCAGCGCATCGTCTACGTGAGCTGCAGCCCGGCCACGCTGGCGCGGGATGCAGGACTGCTGGTGCACCAGGCCGGGTATCGCTGCGTCGCGGCGGGCGTGGTCAACATGTTCCCGCACACGGCGCATGTGGAGTCGATCGCGGTGTTCGAGCGGGTCGACGGGTGGACGCTGCCGGTGGCACCGGTGGTCGTCGAGGCCGAAGTCGCGGCGCCGGCCGAGGCGGGCGCTGACGTGGTGGTCGCCGCGGCTGAGTGA
- a CDS encoding peptidoglycan DD-metalloendopeptidase family protein, giving the protein MTTPPIKASGLRLLLGSVLALTLVGCASHLRPPAPVDHRGGSNRPVTTETERVLPGAENAGKPGYYTVKPGDTLIRVGLESGQNWRDIQRWNQLDNPDLIEVGQVLRVVPPGQDPTQVATRPVVMPRIETRPIDAKPAPLPPVSPTTSAVAAAATAAASAAGTAPASAPVAASSATPAPAPAAAPVREGDDNVNWMWPAQGAVVSSFEDTRSKGLAIGGKLGDPVYAAADGRVVYAGSGLRGYGNLVIIKHNETLLTAYAHNQALLVREDQVVRRGQKIADMGSSDTDRVKLHFEVRRRGKPIDPTKVLPAR; this is encoded by the coding sequence ATGACGACTCCTCCCATCAAGGCATCCGGCCTCAGGCTGCTTCTCGGTTCCGTGCTGGCGCTCACGCTGGTCGGCTGTGCATCCCATCTGCGTCCTCCGGCGCCGGTGGACCACCGCGGAGGCAGCAACCGCCCGGTGACCACGGAGACCGAGCGCGTGCTGCCCGGCGCCGAGAACGCTGGCAAACCCGGCTACTACACGGTCAAGCCTGGCGACACGCTGATCCGTGTCGGTCTGGAGTCCGGCCAGAACTGGCGCGACATCCAGCGCTGGAACCAGCTCGACAACCCGGACCTGATCGAAGTCGGGCAGGTGCTGCGTGTGGTGCCGCCTGGCCAGGATCCGACGCAGGTCGCGACCCGCCCCGTGGTGATGCCGCGCATCGAGACCCGCCCGATCGACGCCAAGCCCGCACCGCTGCCGCCTGTCTCGCCGACCACGTCGGCGGTGGCTGCCGCGGCAACCGCCGCCGCTTCAGCCGCTGGCACGGCGCCCGCGTCGGCACCGGTGGCCGCGTCTTCTGCCACGCCAGCGCCGGCACCCGCTGCGGCGCCGGTCCGCGAGGGGGATGACAACGTCAACTGGATGTGGCCGGCGCAAGGCGCGGTGGTGTCCTCGTTCGAGGACACGCGCAGCAAGGGCTTGGCCATCGGCGGCAAGCTGGGCGACCCGGTCTATGCCGCTGCCGACGGGCGGGTGGTCTACGCCGGCTCCGGCCTGCGCGGCTACGGCAATCTGGTCATCATCAAGCACAACGAGACGCTGCTGACCGCCTACGCCCACAACCAGGCGCTGCTGGTGCGCGAGGACCAGGTCGTGCGCCGTGGTCAGAAGATCGCCGACATGGGATCGAGCGACACCGACCGCGTGAAGCTGCATTTCGAGGTGCGCCGCCGTGGCAAGCCGATCGATCCGACCAAGGTGCTGCCGGCCCGCTGA